A window of Nitrospirota bacterium genomic DNA:
TACATATTGACTAACTTTTGGCAAGCACTTTTGTGTAGGAATATTGAACTAACTACACCTTTAAATGCGGGTCTAATCGTTGTTACCGTTAATGCTTACTTGAAAATGCCTTTTAATTCCATTGTAAATCCCTTCAAAACCTGAGACTCAAGGGTATCAGCCTCGCCATAAGTCTTATAAAGCTCATAATTCTTATCCTTCAGGATATGAATATCTATAGTCTTTTCTCCAGGCGATACAATCCAAAACTCCTTCACACCAAATTTAGCATAGAGCATCTTCTTCTGTATCAAATCCCTCGATGCCGTACTTTCAGAAAGTATTTCTATTACAAGGTCCGGAGCCTCCTGTATATTCTTCTCACCAATAATGTTTAGCCGATCTTTAGCAATAAACAATATATCCGGCTGAACAACATTCTCATCATCAAAATATACATCACATGGGGCACAATAAACTTCACCAAGGTCATTATCAGTAACAAATCCTTCAAGATTAAAAGCAATATTTATAGATATCCTCTGATGTCTCGGTACCGGCGCAGGTGTCATAAGCAATTCTCCTTCTATCAATTCATATCTCACATCATCAGGTGTTTTAAGATAATCCTCGTACGTATATTTTTTCTTCTCTAAAATTGATGTCGCCATAAGTCCTCCCCAAAAAATTGATTTTATCTGTTACTAC
This region includes:
- a CDS encoding Uma2 family endonuclease; amino-acid sequence: MATSILEKKKYTYEDYLKTPDDVRYELIEGELLMTPAPVPRHQRISINIAFNLEGFVTDNDLGEVYCAPCDVYFDDENVVQPDILFIAKDRLNIIGEKNIQEAPDLVIEILSESTASRDLIQKKMLYAKFGVKEFWIVSPGEKTIDIHILKDKNYELYKTYGEADTLESQVLKGFTMELKGIFK